In the Helianthus annuus cultivar XRQ/B chromosome 11, HanXRQr2.0-SUNRISE, whole genome shotgun sequence genome, one interval contains:
- the LOC110888891 gene encoding DNA-directed RNA polymerase V subunit 5A-like yields MDENGGDAMETDTNNNNGTVGKCLSSFVDDGTVESHRNYLSRRTLLEMLRDRDRVYDVFISEIDLTLRQFRDLHGKDIDVDRIRISASHVSDPENKWILVETVALTRLSQSKLFPLRFDADVNDMR; encoded by the exons ATGGACGAAAATGGCGGAGACGCAATGGAAACCGAtaccaacaacaacaacggcaccGTCGGAAAGTGTCTGAGCAGCTTCGTAGACGACGGCACCGTTGAGAGCCACCGCAACTACCTCTCACGCAGAACCCTCTTAGAAATGCTCAGAGACAGAGACAGAGTCTACGATGTCTTCATTTCTGAAATTGATCTCACTCTTCGTCAGTTTCGTGACCTCCATGGTAAAGATATCGACGTTGACCGTATTCGAATCAGTGCTTCTCATGTTTCCGATCCTGAAAATAAG TGGATATTGGTTGAAACAGTGGCATTGACAAGGCTTTCGCAGAGCAAGTTGTTTCCTCTAAGGTTTGATGCGGATGTTAATGACATGAGGTGA